In Fluviispira sanaruensis, a genomic segment contains:
- a CDS encoding chemotaxis protein CheW — translation MENENLKILWVDDEEDNQEAIEFIINKAGFIPIYTAKPEKALEIYKEEFLDLALVLCDYMMPKMNGFEFRENILKISDSVPFAIVSGQLTKEMALEGISQKICGFLNKPFDEEQVVAMIAKETLSRVQFINENKAIEETFVEEASAILDEIEPFLLSLNFNRHDPDAMKAIARGVHTLKGSSGCLRSNTLTKYIHKYEDLFSPILKGEAALTDDIYDVLFRGLDRIKEIVISISNKKLHLYKLEDLLVDLNIKMEDFSKSIQNAENRNQRDSQASPPPLQQKLKEAISVPIQMLDELSGYSGEITVIRNMINKIIFSLEAKNSNDKDVQGLRELFDEMHKINSTIQNRITDLCKVPLSGIFKPIPRIIRDLARELGKEIQVKISGENIRVANSLVLVCSNSLIHLVRNSADHGIELPNERLQAQKPAHGVIEILCSEDNNELQIMISDDGRGINPEKIKEKSLEKGLFNEDDLREMSDRQILEIIFSSGFSTAAKLTDVSGRGVGMDMVKSSVESAGGQIDIESKIGIGTSFKLRLPKPKSVLIINSLLIKCADRCFAIPQDSILHVLRVEQEKYQAMVQKIASGYVLCYNNHLYPILDLKSLLNISDHSHIHDSNENIKEILILQTEKYLYALFVDGIMDSEEIVVKRINSCFNYKGIYTGATFMGDGSVALILDIKNLAEFAGLKIIETKIQQKDDGKKIDKILSKNDSMQDYLLFNLDSKTLYGVPLNQIFRLEEIRENKVQYCGLERAVLYRESIMPIYSMEKLLNIYPKKLEKENHKENISIIVTQYLDGYMGLEVPQVLDIASGEKNLIDKIRDRIGVIGNTFIQDKTITVLDLPTVIQNSDKKKV, via the coding sequence ATGGAAAATGAAAATTTAAAAATTTTATGGGTAGATGATGAAGAAGACAATCAAGAAGCAATTGAGTTTATTATAAATAAAGCTGGTTTTATTCCTATATATACAGCAAAACCAGAAAAAGCACTCGAAATTTATAAAGAAGAATTCTTAGATCTTGCTTTGGTACTTTGTGATTATATGATGCCAAAAATGAATGGGTTCGAATTTAGAGAAAATATTTTAAAAATCAGTGACTCTGTCCCATTTGCCATAGTTTCTGGACAATTAACCAAAGAAATGGCACTTGAAGGAATTTCGCAAAAAATTTGTGGGTTTTTAAATAAACCATTTGATGAAGAACAAGTGGTAGCAATGATTGCGAAAGAAACCCTCTCTCGAGTCCAGTTTATCAATGAGAATAAAGCCATTGAAGAAACATTTGTAGAAGAAGCTTCCGCAATCTTAGATGAAATCGAACCCTTTTTATTGTCCCTCAATTTCAACCGGCATGATCCCGATGCGATGAAAGCAATTGCACGCGGTGTTCATACTTTAAAAGGCTCAAGTGGTTGTCTCAGAAGTAATACTTTGACAAAATATATTCACAAATATGAAGATCTTTTTTCACCTATACTCAAAGGGGAAGCAGCTCTTACCGATGATATTTACGATGTATTATTTCGCGGTCTTGATAGAATCAAAGAAATTGTCATCAGTATTTCAAATAAAAAACTCCATTTGTATAAATTAGAAGATCTGCTTGTTGATTTAAATATAAAAATGGAAGATTTTTCAAAATCAATCCAAAATGCTGAAAATCGAAATCAAAGAGATAGCCAAGCATCTCCCCCCCCATTGCAGCAAAAACTTAAAGAAGCCATTTCAGTACCTATCCAAATGCTTGATGAGCTCTCTGGATATTCGGGAGAAATAACAGTTATACGCAATATGATAAACAAAATTATTTTTTCATTAGAAGCAAAAAATTCAAATGATAAAGACGTTCAAGGGCTTAGAGAATTATTTGATGAAATGCATAAAATAAATAGCACAATTCAAAATCGCATTACCGATCTTTGTAAAGTTCCGCTTTCAGGAATTTTTAAACCTATTCCTCGCATCATACGCGACCTTGCAAGAGAATTGGGTAAAGAAATTCAAGTTAAAATTAGTGGAGAAAATATAAGAGTGGCAAACAGTCTTGTTTTAGTTTGCAGCAATTCTCTGATACATCTGGTCCGTAATAGTGCTGACCACGGAATAGAATTACCAAATGAACGATTACAAGCACAAAAACCTGCACATGGAGTTATAGAAATTCTCTGTAGCGAAGATAATAATGAACTGCAGATCATGATAAGCGATGATGGCAGAGGTATAAATCCAGAAAAAATTAAAGAAAAATCCCTGGAAAAAGGACTTTTTAATGAAGATGATTTAAGAGAAATGTCTGATAGACAAATATTAGAAATTATTTTTTCTTCTGGCTTTAGCACTGCCGCTAAATTAACAGATGTCTCTGGCCGCGGTGTTGGCATGGATATGGTGAAATCATCAGTAGAATCTGCTGGCGGACAAATAGATATTGAATCTAAAATTGGCATTGGTACTTCATTTAAATTGCGCTTACCAAAACCAAAGTCTGTTCTCATAATTAATTCTCTTTTAATTAAATGTGCTGACAGATGTTTTGCTATCCCGCAGGATTCAATTTTACATGTTTTACGGGTTGAGCAAGAAAAATACCAAGCCATGGTTCAAAAAATTGCGTCTGGCTATGTGCTTTGTTACAATAATCATTTGTATCCGATATTAGATTTAAAATCATTGCTAAATATTTCTGATCATTCTCACATTCATGATTCAAATGAAAATATAAAAGAAATACTTATTCTCCAAACAGAAAAATATTTGTATGCACTGTTTGTTGATGGAATAATGGACTCAGAAGAAATTGTCGTTAAAAGAATAAATTCATGCTTCAACTATAAAGGTATTTATACAGGTGCAACTTTTATGGGAGATGGATCTGTAGCACTTATTTTAGATATTAAAAATCTTGCTGAATTTGCTGGATTAAAAATAATAGAGACAAAAATTCAACAAAAGGACGATGGCAAAAAAATAGATAAAATATTATCAAAAAATGATTCAATGCAAGATTATTTATTGTTCAATTTAGATTCGAAAACACTGTATGGAGTTCCATTAAATCAAATATTCAGACTAGAAGAAATAAGAGAAAACAAAGTGCAATACTGTGGCCTTGAAAGAGCAGTTTTATATCGAGAAAGTATAATGCCTATATATTCCATGGAAAAACTCTTAAATATTTACCCTAAAAAATTAGAAAAAGAAAATCATAAAGAAAATATATCAATTATTGTTACCCAATATTTGGATGGATATATGGGGCTCGAAGTTCCGCAAGTATTAGACATAGCTTCTGGAGAAAAAAATCTAATAGATAAAATTCGTGATAGAATTGGAGTTATAGGAAATACCTTTATTCAAGATAAAACAATAACAGTTTTAGATTTACCGACAGTTATCCAGAATTCGGACAAGAAAAAAGTATAA
- a CDS encoding chemotaxis protein CheW: MAMSPEAKQSALSEYFDECHEMLDRLDKNISTVEKNGTDKELLAAIYRDMHTLKGTSQLFGFAKMGRLAHVMETCLDPIRKGKAKLSDELLDSLFIGLDFITNSLEFIKEKHKEADHHEILESILAKFITAVELSITGLEALSKDKILFVDNNLPPLKNGIKQEEKRKVPVENKKEEEHVAFEIFDVPEKTGQNIVSTPKSPVQNKTEEIQTNDKKISEEQISETIRVQVNLLNNLMNLVGELVLIRNQLLQHAKLNDEDTEFLKMSQRLNVLTAELQNEVMKTRMQPIGNVLTIFSRVVRDLSKELGKKIDLVLLGVETELDKTVIEAVKDPLMHIVRNAVDHGIETIEERKKIGKKETAHIRIKAYNESGQVIIEIIDDGRGIDKDKIGAKAIEKGIISKEALAKMTEKEIQLLIFAPGFSTADVVSNISGRGVGMDVVKTNVERIGGFVDLFSVPGEGTTIIIKIPLSLAIVPALVVQTEGQRFAIPQTKLVELIRIDHSDENSEKIENLQGQSVLRLRGKLLPIISLSQVLFQKNLPTNIEKENSVSNIVILNADNFLFGLIVDEINDSADIVVKSLSQFLKDLKVFSGATIMGDGTVALTIDVLGIAETAKISIDHTNERPSSNIQTKSESTYHSDICEYLLIDTGAPSSYAIPLSIVSRLEEFESEKFELSGEQKVIRYRNSLLPIFSLPDFLELPFEDPKKIITRERTPIVVIKRGSFSYGIEVREIHDIVEVSSEINQSVKDRPGILGTIVTNEQIIVVADIFGMIDTIKLTLESQSHTHPEVGPATIHNHESTQRNIHEPIQRHKHRILLVEDSSFFRNYIRTVLLEAGFLVDTAYDGANALEILDSAPKNQFSLILSDIEMPIMDGISLAKKVKSSKNYGNIPMIAVTTKYSQEDIEEGINAGFLIYLEKLRAEKLIAELDEILIHNEKKGEK, from the coding sequence ATGGCAATGTCACCAGAAGCAAAACAATCCGCTCTTTCTGAATATTTCGATGAATGCCATGAAATGCTTGATCGTCTTGACAAAAATATATCTACCGTGGAAAAAAATGGTACGGACAAAGAACTTTTAGCCGCTATATATCGTGATATGCATACATTAAAAGGCACATCGCAATTATTTGGTTTTGCTAAAATGGGTCGACTTGCTCACGTGATGGAAACATGTCTGGATCCTATTCGCAAAGGCAAAGCAAAACTCTCGGATGAATTACTTGATAGTTTATTTATTGGTCTCGATTTTATTACTAACTCTTTGGAGTTTATAAAGGAAAAGCACAAGGAAGCAGATCATCATGAGATATTGGAAAGTATTCTTGCGAAATTTATCACGGCAGTTGAATTAAGTATCACGGGGTTAGAAGCGCTTTCTAAAGATAAAATTCTATTTGTCGATAATAATTTGCCACCTCTTAAAAATGGAATAAAACAAGAGGAGAAAAGAAAGGTGCCTGTTGAAAATAAAAAAGAAGAAGAACATGTCGCCTTCGAAATTTTTGACGTGCCCGAAAAAACAGGCCAAAACATAGTTTCAACTCCGAAATCACCAGTTCAAAATAAAACAGAAGAAATCCAGACAAATGATAAGAAAATCTCGGAAGAACAGATATCTGAAACAATTCGTGTCCAAGTCAATCTCTTAAATAATTTAATGAATTTAGTCGGTGAACTTGTCCTCATTCGTAATCAATTGCTCCAACATGCAAAACTGAATGATGAAGACACTGAGTTTTTAAAAATGAGTCAAAGGTTAAATGTTCTCACGGCTGAATTGCAAAATGAAGTCATGAAAACAAGAATGCAACCTATTGGCAATGTCTTAACCATATTTTCTCGTGTTGTCCGTGATTTATCTAAAGAGCTTGGGAAAAAAATAGACCTTGTTCTCTTAGGAGTCGAAACGGAGCTCGACAAAACGGTTATAGAAGCTGTAAAAGATCCACTCATGCATATTGTCAGAAATGCAGTGGACCATGGCATAGAAACTATTGAAGAACGCAAAAAAATTGGTAAAAAAGAAACTGCTCACATAAGAATAAAAGCTTATAATGAAAGTGGTCAAGTCATTATTGAAATCATAGATGATGGACGCGGTATAGATAAAGATAAAATCGGTGCAAAAGCGATTGAAAAGGGGATTATATCTAAAGAAGCTCTCGCAAAGATGACGGAAAAAGAAATTCAACTCCTGATTTTTGCTCCAGGATTTTCAACTGCCGACGTGGTTTCTAACATCTCGGGTCGCGGAGTGGGAATGGATGTGGTCAAAACCAATGTTGAACGCATAGGTGGCTTTGTTGACCTTTTTAGCGTTCCTGGTGAAGGGACAACTATAATCATTAAAATCCCTCTCAGTCTTGCAATCGTTCCAGCTCTTGTTGTTCAAACGGAAGGACAACGTTTCGCTATACCGCAAACAAAACTGGTTGAACTTATACGTATCGATCACAGTGATGAAAATTCAGAAAAAATAGAAAATTTACAAGGTCAATCCGTATTAAGACTCAGAGGGAAATTGCTTCCAATTATTTCTCTTTCACAAGTGCTATTTCAAAAAAATCTACCTACAAATATTGAAAAAGAAAATTCAGTCTCAAATATTGTCATCTTAAATGCAGATAATTTTTTATTTGGCTTGATTGTCGATGAAATTAATGACTCAGCAGATATTGTAGTTAAATCACTCTCTCAATTTTTAAAAGATTTAAAAGTATTTTCAGGCGCAACAATTATGGGCGATGGCACGGTTGCCCTCACTATTGATGTGTTAGGTATAGCAGAAACTGCAAAAATATCTATTGATCATACAAATGAACGCCCATCTAGCAATATTCAAACTAAATCAGAAAGCACCTATCATTCTGATATCTGTGAATATCTTTTAATCGATACAGGAGCGCCAAGTTCCTATGCCATTCCTCTTTCTATCGTAAGTCGACTCGAAGAATTTGAAAGCGAAAAATTTGAACTTTCTGGAGAGCAAAAAGTAATACGTTATAGAAATTCTCTGTTACCTATATTTTCTCTTCCTGATTTTCTTGAACTGCCATTTGAGGATCCTAAAAAAATAATTACACGAGAAAGAACTCCAATCGTTGTCATAAAGAGAGGAAGTTTCTCTTATGGAATTGAAGTGAGAGAAATTCATGATATAGTAGAAGTTTCTTCTGAAATTAATCAATCAGTAAAAGATAGACCGGGGATATTAGGAACAATTGTCACAAATGAACAAATCATAGTTGTTGCAGATATATTTGGCATGATTGACACAATTAAGTTAACACTTGAATCACAAAGCCATACACACCCAGAAGTCGGGCCTGCAACGATACATAATCATGAATCCACTCAACGAAATATCCATGAACCCATTCAAAGACACAAGCACAGAATTTTATTAGTTGAAGACAGTTCATTTTTTAGAAATTATATTCGTACTGTTCTTCTCGAAGCAGGTTTCTTAGTTGATACTGCTTACGATGGAGCAAATGCTCTTGAAATTCTCGACAGTGCTCCTAAAAATCAGTTTTCATTAATATTATCTGATATCGAAATGCCTATTATGGACGGAATTTCACTTGCTAAAAAAGTTAAGTCATCAAAAAATTATGGCAACATTCCGATGATAGCTGTTACGACAAAATACAGTCAAGAAGACATTGAAGAGGGGATAAATGCAGGGTTTTTGATTTATTTAGAAAAGCTTCGTGCTGAAAAACTCATTGCTGAATTGGATGAAATTCTTATTCACAATGAAAAAAAAGGAGAAAAATAA
- a CDS encoding chemotaxis protein CheW — protein MHEDEKKQNNLNNTMTNKTKQFSAFYLDNRLYGIEVSRVQEVVRSLNMTPIPLAPEYVRGLINLRGQVATAIGLRQLFGFHAQLPEEFINIVCKIDGMLISFQVDEIGDVIEVSEEDFEQTPQTITEDIRRYMLGVYKISNSLLSAIDVDNIIKFLNQKT, from the coding sequence ATGCATGAAGATGAAAAAAAACAAAACAATTTAAATAATACTATGACTAACAAGACAAAACAATTCTCAGCATTTTATTTAGACAACCGCTTATATGGTATTGAAGTGAGCCGTGTGCAAGAAGTGGTACGTTCTTTAAATATGACCCCTATTCCATTAGCCCCAGAATATGTTAGGGGTTTGATCAATTTACGCGGCCAAGTCGCAACAGCTATTGGTTTACGCCAATTATTTGGTTTTCATGCACAACTTCCAGAAGAATTTATCAATATAGTTTGCAAAATAGATGGCATGCTTATTTCATTTCAAGTGGATGAGATAGGTGACGTTATTGAAGTCTCTGAAGAGGATTTTGAACAAACACCACAAACAATTACAGAAGATATTCGCAGATATATGCTTGGGGTATATAAGATTTCAAATTCTCTTTTAAGTGCAATTGATGTTGATAATATAATTAAGTTTTTAAATCAAAAAACTTGA
- the cheB gene encoding chemotaxis-specific protein-glutamate methyltransferase CheB encodes MRILIVDDSVVFRSQIKSALEGINDIVVVASAANGKIAMERLEQNSIDVIILDLEMPVMDGLSMLEEMKKKSFNQRVIVFAAPTGTGIDLALTALRAGASDFIAKPNSSGSLEEAFEGIQKELIPKILQFKSKIEQNLIYIPKGLQAPESIAPPVNSPNQTPQQVIVYDKKLKNKDFSQIKPKVIGIGASTGGPSALEKIFEKIKEFPLRIPIFITQHMPPKFTEALANRIQMISGHPTLEAKHGEAALSGHVYVAPGDFHMSVERSTDGQRVIICLDQNPKRNSVRPAVDTLFESLAKVYGNGCTAFVLTGMGEDGMVGAKAIKEVSGNIIIQDPESATVWGMPGAVHASGAYDSMGNLDECSDYLRQMIG; translated from the coding sequence ATGAGAATCCTTATCGTAGATGATTCCGTTGTATTCCGTTCACAGATTAAATCCGCACTGGAAGGAATAAATGACATTGTTGTTGTAGCAAGCGCAGCCAATGGAAAAATAGCAATGGAACGTTTAGAACAAAACTCTATTGATGTTATTATTTTAGATCTCGAAATGCCTGTCATGGATGGTTTATCCATGCTTGAAGAAATGAAAAAAAAATCTTTCAATCAACGTGTGATAGTCTTTGCAGCACCGACAGGCACAGGTATAGACCTTGCATTAACAGCACTGCGCGCGGGAGCCTCCGATTTTATCGCAAAACCAAATTCTTCGGGATCACTTGAAGAAGCCTTTGAAGGAATCCAGAAAGAATTAATCCCAAAAATTTTACAATTTAAATCAAAAATAGAACAGAATTTAATTTATATTCCAAAAGGCCTTCAAGCTCCAGAGTCTATTGCACCACCCGTGAATTCTCCAAATCAAACTCCACAACAAGTCATCGTTTACGATAAGAAATTAAAAAATAAAGATTTTTCACAAATCAAACCGAAAGTCATTGGAATTGGCGCATCAACTGGGGGACCTTCTGCCCTTGAAAAAATATTCGAAAAAATAAAAGAATTTCCATTAAGAATTCCCATTTTTATCACCCAACATATGCCGCCAAAGTTCACCGAAGCCCTTGCCAATAGAATTCAAATGATAAGTGGACATCCAACGCTCGAAGCTAAGCATGGAGAAGCAGCGTTATCTGGTCATGTTTATGTTGCTCCAGGTGATTTTCATATGAGCGTTGAGAGATCAACTGATGGACAAAGAGTCATTATTTGTTTGGATCAAAATCCGAAAAGAAATTCAGTGCGACCTGCTGTGGATACTCTGTTTGAATCTCTCGCAAAAGTTTATGGGAATGGCTGTACTGCTTTTGTTTTAACCGGCATGGGTGAAGACGGAATGGTCGGCGCAAAAGCGATTAAAGAAGTCTCTGGCAACATTATTATCCAAGATCCAGAGTCAGCTACTGTTTGGGGAATGCCAGGAGCAGTGCACGCCTCTGGAGCTTATGACTCAATGGGAAATTTAGATGAATGTTCAGATTATTTAAGACAAATGATTGGGTGA